In Anopheles gambiae chromosome 2, idAnoGambNW_F1_1, whole genome shotgun sequence, a single window of DNA contains:
- the LOC5667071 gene encoding uncharacterized protein LOC5667071 isoform X1: MRCQYLLVLTVVLCALTVNSLKPELPKAKDPLFNKMLAESSTKGVDAQDPRYNKMLPDLEENLIDDDDEDDDEEEEDDVAPPTKKAADLNPMYALRGKQVKPEVSTVGSVAINKVKINEDIDSYEEVLLKGNGKSVDIDDSYQVEDLSGEVLTIEEEKPSKSTTAKPVAKPATEDNYDEYDDDESDEQIDFSGVDKVLAQPLKPQVPAEKSAKPAVPSTTAKPKAVTTGKQNVEILDQYDDDADMDYQYNYDDDEDNDDDDDEDDDDDEEEDAETLPAQKITNKVNKEVAKKQTNPVKESKDQNKAAGKDNAEDYYDDDEYDDDDNAEPSNSSYCPRGCICERNMHAYMVATCSRLDLETQKFTSHITDLQVLDVGPKYPIELGPEFFKKIGLSHVVSIKITNCTIVYISPQAFAGLDELYSVNLTNSGIDIIHPDTFANNTKLRLLTLSGNDLSAMQSVNHNTPYMDYMLKAPTVEELDISRCKLQELQPNAFNELKNIIYINLSENNLSNLPEGIFDNVETIEELDLSMNNIVELPKNIFAKTSLAILHLKHNKITNNVDFVTADLQKLDLSFCQIRTVHNTMFKGMDGLTNLILKGNHIEKIKPMAFISLKNLRQIDLSYNNLEQISAQTFIGNKMLDIIRLNNNPRLKRLPNEGFEISFNGTFTVYFMDVSNCDISELADNTFKMMPHLTRLNLAWNNLQTIRSTYFAHLNKLMDLDLSNNMIINMDEKTFQNNRNLNTLNLAGNQIATLTSKLFHPLQYLSELDVSDCDLRTIWEDSAAGTKREEVLPNLKRLNVSYNEIMEVFVSDLESMGKLRVLDIRNNTLTCNERLPTLIDWLQKKQISMGLGDTHDHVTHAEMTTDLRTDNSATLKQWGQFAWEICQGGGSDSPNQRLTYSESDEEYNIEDEDDVSDAADADVMAEAKNAKSNKIVDSKNELDEYSDDSVDSDDSEDEDSADEDDEEDDEEDDDDDDDDEEEQERENILDAANGIQKIEQGILTGKQADEDDDGEYEDDGASVDDVVILENRSMFAVSSVWIVVACILFGISMLLLVVVKVLTEVMKRRGERYRQALLASKNSFVYQKLTEDIVPSKVPKIHRYEPINQV, translated from the exons ATGAGGTGCCAGTACCTACTGGTGCTCACGGTAGTGCTATGTGCGCTTACCGTGAACTCTCTCAAGCCGGAACTGCCCAAGGCGAAGGATCCACTGTTTAACAAAATGCTTGCCGAAAGCAGCACCAAAGGTGTGGATGCGCAGGATCCTCGGTACAACAAAATGCTGCCCGACCTGGAGGAAAATCTCatcgacgatgacgatgaggacgatgatgaggaggaggaggacgatgtCGCTCCACCGACGAAGAAGGCTGCCGACCTGAACCCGATGTATGCGCTGCGCGGCAAGCAAGTAAAGCCGGAAGTGTCCACCGTTG GTTCGGTTGCTATCAACAAGGTAAAGATCAACGAAGATATCGACAGCTACGAGGAGGTACTGCTGAAGGGTAACGGCAAGAGTGTG GACATTGATGATTCGTATCAAGTGGAGGATCTAAGCGGTGAGGTACTTACAATCGAGGAGGAA AAACCTTCCAAATCTACCACCGCAAAGCCCGTCGCTAAACCGGCAACCGAAGACAATTACGATGagtacgatgatgatgagtcgGACGAACAGATCGACTTCTCCGGTGTAGACAAAGTTCTGGCTCAACCACTT AAACCACAGGTACCTGCTGAGAAGTCTGCCAAACCGGCAGTTCCTAGTACGACTGCGAAGCCGAAGGCGGTCACCACCGGCAAGCAGAATGTAGAAATTCTGGATCAGTACGACGATGATGCGGATATGGACTACCAGTACAACTACGACGATGACGAggacaacgatgatgatgacgatgaggacgatgatgacgatgaggaggaggatgcGGAGACGTTGCCAGCACAGAAGATCACGAATAAGGTCAACAAGGAAGTAGCCAAGAAGCAAACCAACCCGGTAAAGGAATCGAAGGATCAGAACAAAGCAGCTGGCAAGGAT AACGCTGAAGACTACTACGACGACGATGagtacgatgatgatgataatgcgGAGCCGTCCAACAGTTCCTACTGCCCGCGGGGATGCATCTGCGAGCGTAACATGCACGCGTACATGGTTGCCACGTGCAGTCGGCTCGATCTGGAGACTCAAAAGTTCACCTCCCACATCACCGACCTGCAGGTGCTGGACGTTGGACCGAAGTACCCGATCGAGCTCGGACCAGAGTTCTTCAAAAAGATTGGCCTTAGCCACGTCGTCTCGATCAAGATCACCAACTGTACGATCGTGTACATTAGCCCGCAGGCGTTCGCCGGGCTGGACGAGCTGTACTCGGTCAATCTGACCAACTCGGGCATCGATATCATCCATCCGGACACGTTCGCGAACAACACGAAGCTGCGGCTGCTGACGCTTTCGGGCAACGATTTGAGCGCGATGCAGAGCGTGAACCATAACACGCCGTACATGGACTACATGCTGAAGGCGCCGACGGTCGAAGAGCTGGACATTTCGCGCTGCAAGCTGCAGGAGCTGCAGCCGAACGCGTTCAACGAGCTGAAGAACATCATCTACATCAACCTGTCCGAGAACAATCTGAGCAACCTGCCGGAGGGCATTTTTGATAATGTGGAAACGATCGAAGAGCTGGACCTGTCGATGAACAACATCGTGGAGCTGCCGAAGAACATCTTCGCCAAGACGTCGCTGGCGATCCTGCACCTGAAGCACAACAAGATCACCAACAATGTCGACTTTGTAACGGCCGATCTGCAGAAGCTTGACCTGAGCTTCTGCCAGATTCGCACGGTCCACAACACGATGTTCAAGGGCATGGATGGGTTGACCAACCTGATCCTGAAGGGTAATCACATCGAGAAGATCAAACCTATGGCGTTCATCTCGCTGAAGAACTTGCGGCAGATCGATCTGTCGTACAACAATCTGGAGCAGATTTCCGCGCAAACCTTCATCGGCAACAAGATGCTGGACATTATCCGCCTCAACAACAACCCGCGGCTGAAGCGCCTGCCAAACGAAGGCTTCGAAATCTCGTTCAACGGTACGTTCACCGTGTACTTCATGGACGTGTCGAACTGTGACATTTCCGAGCTGGCAGACAACACGTTCAAGATGATGCCGCACCTGACGCGGCTGAACCTGGCATGGAACAACCTGCAGACGATTCGGTCGACCTATTTTGCCCACCTGAACAAGCTGATGGACCTGGACCTGAGCAACAACATGATTATAAATATGGACGAGAAGACGTTCCAGAACAATCGCAACTTGAACACG TTGAACCTGGCCGGTAATCAAATCGCAACCCTGACAAGCAAGCTCTTCCACCCGCTGCAGTACCTGAGCGAGCTGGACGTTAGCGACTGCGATCTGCGCACCATCTGGGAAGATTCGGCGGCTGGTACGAAGCGCGAAGAGGTCCTGCCGAACCTGAAGCGCCTGAACGTGTCTTACAACGAGATCATGGAGGTGTTTGTCTCCGATCTGGAGTCGATGGGCAAGCTGCGCGTACTGGACATCCGCAACAACACGCTGACCTGCAACGAACGTTTGCCAACGCTCATCGATTGGCTGCAAAAGAAACAG ATCTCAATGGGCCTTGGCGACACGCACGATCACGTGACCCACGCTGAGATGACCACGGATCTGCGCACGGACAACTCGGCAACGCTGAAGCAGTGGGGCCAGTTCGCTTGGGAAATTTGCCAGGGCGGTGGTAGCGACAGCCCGAACCAGCGCCTGACGTACTCCGAATCTGACGAAGAATACAACATAGAGGATGAGGACGATGTGTCCGATGCTGCAGATGCGGACGTGATGGCGGAAGCGAAGAACGCCAAGTCGAACAAGATCGTGGACAGCAAGAACGAGCTGGACGAGTATTCGGACGATTCGGTCGATAGCGACGACAGCGAGGATGAGGATAGcgccgacgaggacgacgaggaggacgatgaggaggacgatgatgatgatgacgacgacgaggaggaacAGGAGCGCGAAAACATTCTCGACGCCGCCAACGGTATCCAGAAGATTGAGCAGGGCATCCTGACCGGCAAGCAGGCGGAcgaggatgatgatggcgagtACGAGGATGACGGTGCCAGCGTGGACGATGTGGTCATACTGGAGAATAGGTCCATGTTTGCCGTGTCGTCGGTGTGGATCGTGGTTGCCTGCATCCTGTTCGGCAtctcgatgctgctgctggtcgtggTGAAGGTGCTGACGGAGGTGATGAAGCGACGCGGCGAACGCTACCGCCAGGCGCTGCTTGCCTCCAAGAACTCGTTCGTGTACCAGAAGCTGACGGAGGACATTGTCCCGTCGAAGGTACCGAAGATCCATCGGTACGAACCGATCAATCAGGTGTAA
- the LOC5667071 gene encoding uncharacterized protein LOC5667071 isoform X3 yields the protein MRCQYLLVLTVVLCALTVNSLKPELPKAKDPLFNKMLAESSTKGVDAQDPRYNKMLPDLEENLIDDDDEDDDEEEEDDVAPPTKKAADLNPMYALRGKQVKPEVSTVGSVAINKVKINEDIDSYEEVLLKGNGKSVKPSKSTTAKPVAKPATEDNYDEYDDDESDEQIDFSGVDKVLAQPLKPQVPAEKSAKPAVPSTTAKPKAVTTGKQNVEILDQYDDDADMDYQYNYDDDEDNDDDDDEDDDDDEEEDAETLPAQKITNKVNKEVAKKQTNPVKESKDQNKAAGKDNAEDYYDDDEYDDDDNAEPSNSSYCPRGCICERNMHAYMVATCSRLDLETQKFTSHITDLQVLDVGPKYPIELGPEFFKKIGLSHVVSIKITNCTIVYISPQAFAGLDELYSVNLTNSGIDIIHPDTFANNTKLRLLTLSGNDLSAMQSVNHNTPYMDYMLKAPTVEELDISRCKLQELQPNAFNELKNIIYINLSENNLSNLPEGIFDNVETIEELDLSMNNIVELPKNIFAKTSLAILHLKHNKITNNVDFVTADLQKLDLSFCQIRTVHNTMFKGMDGLTNLILKGNHIEKIKPMAFISLKNLRQIDLSYNNLEQISAQTFIGNKMLDIIRLNNNPRLKRLPNEGFEISFNGTFTVYFMDVSNCDISELADNTFKMMPHLTRLNLAWNNLQTIRSTYFAHLNKLMDLDLSNNMIINMDEKTFQNNRNLNTLNLAGNQIATLTSKLFHPLQYLSELDVSDCDLRTIWEDSAAGTKREEVLPNLKRLNVSYNEIMEVFVSDLESMGKLRVLDIRNNTLTCNERLPTLIDWLQKKQISMGLGDTHDHVTHAEMTTDLRTDNSATLKQWGQFAWEICQGGGSDSPNQRLTYSESDEEYNIEDEDDVSDAADADVMAEAKNAKSNKIVDSKNELDEYSDDSVDSDDSEDEDSADEDDEEDDEEDDDDDDDDEEEQERENILDAANGIQKIEQGILTGKQADEDDDGEYEDDGASVDDVVILENRSMFAVSSVWIVVACILFGISMLLLVVVKVLTEVMKRRGERYRQALLASKNSFVYQKLTEDIVPSKVPKIHRYEPINQV from the exons ATGAGGTGCCAGTACCTACTGGTGCTCACGGTAGTGCTATGTGCGCTTACCGTGAACTCTCTCAAGCCGGAACTGCCCAAGGCGAAGGATCCACTGTTTAACAAAATGCTTGCCGAAAGCAGCACCAAAGGTGTGGATGCGCAGGATCCTCGGTACAACAAAATGCTGCCCGACCTGGAGGAAAATCTCatcgacgatgacgatgaggacgatgatgaggaggaggaggacgatgtCGCTCCACCGACGAAGAAGGCTGCCGACCTGAACCCGATGTATGCGCTGCGCGGCAAGCAAGTAAAGCCGGAAGTGTCCACCGTTG GTTCGGTTGCTATCAACAAGGTAAAGATCAACGAAGATATCGACAGCTACGAGGAGGTACTGCTGAAGGGTAACGGCAAGAGTGTG AAACCTTCCAAATCTACCACCGCAAAGCCCGTCGCTAAACCGGCAACCGAAGACAATTACGATGagtacgatgatgatgagtcgGACGAACAGATCGACTTCTCCGGTGTAGACAAAGTTCTGGCTCAACCACTT AAACCACAGGTACCTGCTGAGAAGTCTGCCAAACCGGCAGTTCCTAGTACGACTGCGAAGCCGAAGGCGGTCACCACCGGCAAGCAGAATGTAGAAATTCTGGATCAGTACGACGATGATGCGGATATGGACTACCAGTACAACTACGACGATGACGAggacaacgatgatgatgacgatgaggacgatgatgacgatgaggaggaggatgcGGAGACGTTGCCAGCACAGAAGATCACGAATAAGGTCAACAAGGAAGTAGCCAAGAAGCAAACCAACCCGGTAAAGGAATCGAAGGATCAGAACAAAGCAGCTGGCAAGGAT AACGCTGAAGACTACTACGACGACGATGagtacgatgatgatgataatgcgGAGCCGTCCAACAGTTCCTACTGCCCGCGGGGATGCATCTGCGAGCGTAACATGCACGCGTACATGGTTGCCACGTGCAGTCGGCTCGATCTGGAGACTCAAAAGTTCACCTCCCACATCACCGACCTGCAGGTGCTGGACGTTGGACCGAAGTACCCGATCGAGCTCGGACCAGAGTTCTTCAAAAAGATTGGCCTTAGCCACGTCGTCTCGATCAAGATCACCAACTGTACGATCGTGTACATTAGCCCGCAGGCGTTCGCCGGGCTGGACGAGCTGTACTCGGTCAATCTGACCAACTCGGGCATCGATATCATCCATCCGGACACGTTCGCGAACAACACGAAGCTGCGGCTGCTGACGCTTTCGGGCAACGATTTGAGCGCGATGCAGAGCGTGAACCATAACACGCCGTACATGGACTACATGCTGAAGGCGCCGACGGTCGAAGAGCTGGACATTTCGCGCTGCAAGCTGCAGGAGCTGCAGCCGAACGCGTTCAACGAGCTGAAGAACATCATCTACATCAACCTGTCCGAGAACAATCTGAGCAACCTGCCGGAGGGCATTTTTGATAATGTGGAAACGATCGAAGAGCTGGACCTGTCGATGAACAACATCGTGGAGCTGCCGAAGAACATCTTCGCCAAGACGTCGCTGGCGATCCTGCACCTGAAGCACAACAAGATCACCAACAATGTCGACTTTGTAACGGCCGATCTGCAGAAGCTTGACCTGAGCTTCTGCCAGATTCGCACGGTCCACAACACGATGTTCAAGGGCATGGATGGGTTGACCAACCTGATCCTGAAGGGTAATCACATCGAGAAGATCAAACCTATGGCGTTCATCTCGCTGAAGAACTTGCGGCAGATCGATCTGTCGTACAACAATCTGGAGCAGATTTCCGCGCAAACCTTCATCGGCAACAAGATGCTGGACATTATCCGCCTCAACAACAACCCGCGGCTGAAGCGCCTGCCAAACGAAGGCTTCGAAATCTCGTTCAACGGTACGTTCACCGTGTACTTCATGGACGTGTCGAACTGTGACATTTCCGAGCTGGCAGACAACACGTTCAAGATGATGCCGCACCTGACGCGGCTGAACCTGGCATGGAACAACCTGCAGACGATTCGGTCGACCTATTTTGCCCACCTGAACAAGCTGATGGACCTGGACCTGAGCAACAACATGATTATAAATATGGACGAGAAGACGTTCCAGAACAATCGCAACTTGAACACG TTGAACCTGGCCGGTAATCAAATCGCAACCCTGACAAGCAAGCTCTTCCACCCGCTGCAGTACCTGAGCGAGCTGGACGTTAGCGACTGCGATCTGCGCACCATCTGGGAAGATTCGGCGGCTGGTACGAAGCGCGAAGAGGTCCTGCCGAACCTGAAGCGCCTGAACGTGTCTTACAACGAGATCATGGAGGTGTTTGTCTCCGATCTGGAGTCGATGGGCAAGCTGCGCGTACTGGACATCCGCAACAACACGCTGACCTGCAACGAACGTTTGCCAACGCTCATCGATTGGCTGCAAAAGAAACAG ATCTCAATGGGCCTTGGCGACACGCACGATCACGTGACCCACGCTGAGATGACCACGGATCTGCGCACGGACAACTCGGCAACGCTGAAGCAGTGGGGCCAGTTCGCTTGGGAAATTTGCCAGGGCGGTGGTAGCGACAGCCCGAACCAGCGCCTGACGTACTCCGAATCTGACGAAGAATACAACATAGAGGATGAGGACGATGTGTCCGATGCTGCAGATGCGGACGTGATGGCGGAAGCGAAGAACGCCAAGTCGAACAAGATCGTGGACAGCAAGAACGAGCTGGACGAGTATTCGGACGATTCGGTCGATAGCGACGACAGCGAGGATGAGGATAGcgccgacgaggacgacgaggaggacgatgaggaggacgatgatgatgatgacgacgacgaggaggaacAGGAGCGCGAAAACATTCTCGACGCCGCCAACGGTATCCAGAAGATTGAGCAGGGCATCCTGACCGGCAAGCAGGCGGAcgaggatgatgatggcgagtACGAGGATGACGGTGCCAGCGTGGACGATGTGGTCATACTGGAGAATAGGTCCATGTTTGCCGTGTCGTCGGTGTGGATCGTGGTTGCCTGCATCCTGTTCGGCAtctcgatgctgctgctggtcgtggTGAAGGTGCTGACGGAGGTGATGAAGCGACGCGGCGAACGCTACCGCCAGGCGCTGCTTGCCTCCAAGAACTCGTTCGTGTACCAGAAGCTGACGGAGGACATTGTCCCGTCGAAGGTACCGAAGATCCATCGGTACGAACCGATCAATCAGGTGTAA